In Patescibacteria group bacterium, a single window of DNA contains:
- a CDS encoding oligosaccharide flippase family protein produces MGYTKQIIKGFSWAAVLNAIAMGISLIKIILLSHFVFGPVEFGVFGVGVLVLGILELITETGINIFLVQESEPIKTYLDTAWAVSIMRGITIALLLALFSYPIAAFFKITNNWVFILAFSLVPILRGFINPAIASLQKDLKFRQDATYRFIVSAIEDISIILLAFITRSIFAFIFGMLFGVLIEVIITFIFVEEKPKLNFNNLHFKKIVAQGKWVTLAQIFDYLFEHTDDVVVGRLLNVFSLGIYQNSYILSSLPENAIAQQLGKITFPIYVQMREDKQSLSFHDKKRIKRAFWRSFWSVFVMITPFALIMFFFSDPLVRILLGEKWLAAIPVLRILALFGTTRALTNLFYPVFLALKKQQFITNITLISWIFLGIFIFPLTKMYGISGAAISALVGSIAGLPVAYFYFKKLL; encoded by the coding sequence ATGGGATATACAAAACAAATAATTAAAGGTTTTTCTTGGGCTGCAGTTTTAAACGCAATTGCAATGGGTATTAGCTTGATTAAAATAATACTTTTGTCTCATTTTGTCTTTGGTCCAGTCGAATTTGGAGTTTTTGGTGTAGGCGTTTTAGTACTTGGAATTTTGGAGCTTATTACAGAAACCGGAATAAATATTTTTTTAGTTCAAGAAAGTGAACCAATTAAAACATATCTTGATACAGCTTGGGCAGTTTCAATAATGAGAGGAATTACAATTGCGCTTTTGCTTGCACTTTTTTCTTATCCGATTGCGGCCTTTTTTAAGATAACAAATAATTGGGTTTTTATTTTAGCGTTTAGTTTGGTTCCAATACTTCGTGGGTTTATAAATCCTGCTATTGCATCTTTGCAGAAAGATTTGAAATTCAGACAAGATGCAACTTACAGATTTATTGTTTCCGCAATTGAAGATATTTCAATAATATTACTTGCATTTATAACACGTAGTATTTTTGCTTTTATATTTGGAATGCTTTTTGGAGTTTTGATTGAAGTGATAATTACATTTATTTTTGTTGAGGAAAAACCAAAATTAAATTTTAATAATTTACATTTTAAAAAAATTGTAGCCCAAGGAAAATGGGTGACACTTGCACAAATTTTTGATTATCTTTTTGAACATACTGACGATGTTGTAGTTGGCCGTCTTCTTAATGTTTTTTCGCTTGGAATCTATCAAAATTCTTATATCCTTTCCAGTTTGCCTGAGAATGCAATTGCCCAACAACTTGGGAAAATTACATTCCCAATTTATGTGCAGATGAGAGAAGATAAGCAAAGCTTGTCATTTCATGATAAAAAAAGAATTAAGAGAGCTTTTTGGAGGAGTTTCTGGTCTGTTTTTGTAATGATTACGCCGTTTGCATTAATAATGTTTTTCTTTTCTGATCCTTTGGTTAGAATTTTGCTTGGAGAAAAATGGCTGGCTGCAATTCCAGTACTAAGGATATTAGCTCTTTTTGGGACAACGAGAGCTTTAACAAATTTATTCTATCCTGTATTTTTGGCTTTAAAAAAGCAACAATTTATTACAAATATTACTTTAATTTCCTGGATCTTTTTGGGGATTTTCATTTTTCCGTTAACAAAAATGTATGGCATCAGTGGTGCGGCAATATCTGCATTAGTTGGTTCTATTGCTGGTCTTCCTGTTGCCTATTTTTATTTTAAAAAACTTCTATGA
- a CDS encoding class I SAM-dependent methyltransferase: MNRKNIHEKYHSGVKLQKRIISSNNFTYRNTILLVNEFFAKKSEILDIGCGVGTIDFYIVSNYPNIKIKGVDISEKAIDAAVKNSSKFGFGENISYSITSFPGSVIKGKFDGVLISEVLEHIPNDKIAVNKIYSMCGNESIVIASSPSITAPLYRLGMLKNFDNRVGHLRRYSAKEFKKLFENNGFKIIKFVETEGILRNFLFTNSTAGKFIRYIRGPFSDIVTFFDNLTIPIFGASNYYIVAQKK, translated from the coding sequence ATGAATAGAAAGAACATTCATGAAAAATATCACTCTGGTGTTAAGTTGCAGAAAAGAATTATAAGTTCTAATAACTTTACATATAGGAACACTATTTTGTTGGTGAATGAATTCTTTGCAAAAAAGTCTGAAATTTTAGATATTGGATGTGGAGTGGGAACAATCGATTTTTATATAGTAAGCAATTATCCAAACATAAAAATAAAAGGTGTTGATATTTCTGAGAAGGCTATTGACGCTGCTGTTAAAAATTCCTCCAAATTTGGATTTGGAGAAAATATATCATATTCGATTACCAGTTTCCCTGGGTCAGTAATTAAAGGAAAATTTGATGGTGTTTTAATTTCAGAGGTTTTAGAGCATATTCCTAATGACAAGATTGCAGTTAATAAGATTTATTCGATGTGTGGTAATGAAAGTATTGTAATCGCATCCTCACCTTCAATCACAGCTCCTTTATACAGGTTGGGAATGCTAAAAAACTTTGACAATAGGGTTGGTCATCTGAGGAGATATTCTGCCAAAGAATTTAAAAAACTATTCGAAAATAATGGATTTAAAATAATAAAATTTGTCGAAACTGAAGGTATACTTAGAAACTTTCTTTTTACTAATTCCACTGCCGGAAAATTTATTAGATATATAAGAGGACCTTTTTCCGACATTGTTACCTTTTTTGATAATTTAACAATACCTATTTTTGGTGCTTCTAATTATTATATTGTTGCACAAAAAAAATGA
- a CDS encoding glycosyltransferase family 4 protein: MKIIFFSHYFYPHIGGVEKHVLELSKILIKQKHEVTIITEKFDDKLKDEEIYQRIKIIRFKYPKQRYIGLIYIWKFIFDNRKMIFEANIIHIHDVFIWYLPFKFLYPDKKFFVTIHGLEWSNPFSPSAIWQKKLAVKFAKGSIGVGKFLEKYIGCKCNLLIYGAANIPERNFKKMHEITFIGRLSKDTGILNFLKYLKTNRNIKVNFVGDGELKEKCKKYGKIYGFTDPIKFLQKSEYIVPGGYLACLEAFVYKAKVKVFWDTKLKEDYWKMSPIYKFIENKDTDGAYRYAKENTYQNLAGKYLQLWQS; this comes from the coding sequence ATGAAAATTATTTTCTTTTCTCACTATTTTTATCCTCATATTGGTGGAGTTGAAAAACATGTACTCGAGCTTTCTAAAATTTTAATTAAGCAAAAACATGAAGTAACTATTATTACTGAAAAGTTTGACGATAAACTTAAAGACGAAGAAATTTATCAACGTATTAAAATTATTCGTTTTAAATATCCTAAACAAAGATATATTGGACTAATTTATATCTGGAAGTTTATTTTTGACAATCGTAAGATGATTTTTGAAGCCAATATTATTCATATACATGATGTTTTTATCTGGTATTTGCCTTTTAAATTTTTATATCCTGATAAAAAATTTTTTGTAACAATTCACGGACTTGAATGGAGTAATCCTTTTTCTCCAAGCGCTATCTGGCAGAAAAAACTTGCAGTGAAATTTGCAAAAGGCTCCATTGGAGTTGGAAAATTTTTAGAGAAATATATCGGGTGTAAATGTAATTTACTTATTTATGGAGCAGCTAATATTCCAGAAAGGAATTTTAAAAAAATGCACGAAATTACTTTTATTGGCAGACTCTCAAAAGATACTGGAATTTTGAATTTTTTAAAATATTTAAAAACTAACAGAAATATTAAAGTAAATTTTGTTGGAGATGGAGAATTAAAAGAAAAGTGCAAAAAATATGGAAAAATTTATGGATTTACTGACCCAATAAAGTTTTTGCAAAAAAGTGAATATATTGTTCCTGGAGGCTATCTTGCTTGTCTTGAAGCTTTTGTTTATAAAGCAAAAGTAAAAGTTTTTTGGGACACAAAACTCAAAGAAGATTATTGGAAAATGTCGCCAATATATAAATTTATAGAAAATAAAGACACGGACGGCGCTTATAGATATGCAAAAGAAAATACATATCAAAATCTTGCTGGAAAATATTTGCAATTATGGCAGTCTTAA
- the msrB gene encoding peptide-methionine (R)-S-oxide reductase MsrB yields MPTNADWKKKLTAKQYAVTCEGSTEPPFTGEYLYNHETGMYNCVRCGNPLFSSKTKFDSGSGWPSFWDTAKKEGSVIEKNDDSLGMHRVEVVCANCCAHLGHVFEDGPQDQTGLRYCINSAALSFQKK; encoded by the coding sequence ATGCCAACAAACGCAGATTGGAAGAAAAAATTAACAGCAAAACAATATGCTGTAACTTGCGAAGGTTCTACCGAGCCACCGTTTACAGGTGAATATTTATATAATCATGAAACTGGAATGTACAATTGTGTTCGCTGCGGCAATCCTTTATTTTCATCCAAAACAAAATTTGATTCAGGAAGCGGTTGGCCAAGTTTTTGGGACACGGCCAAAAAAGAAGGCAGTGTTATAGAAAAAAATGATGATTCTCTTGGAATGCATAGAGTAGAAGTAGTTTGTGCAAATTGTTGCGCTCATTTGGGCCATGTTTTTGAAGACGGCCCGCAAGATCAAACAGGTTTAAGGTATTGTATCAACTCTGCGGCTTTAAGTTTTCAAAAGAAGTAA
- a CDS encoding glycosyltransferase: MAVLKVSLCITTFNEEKSIKKLLDSIILQTRKPDEIILVDGGSTDETISIINSYKNKLKNLKLIVYTSASISKGRNLAVKNSKKEVIAMTDAGCVCDKNWLKNITEPFKNKSTSVVAGFYKMTGKSKFQQSLKKYLGVLPKNFDDNFLPSTRSIAFRKNIWESVKGFDEKFDKAGEDTDFNQKILKNNFKIVRVKKAIVFWEVADNLKDACKKFFYYARGDVQSGKLTKHNIKVLTIFLRYFIFILICPLFIVYLFYSYWKAGLWGIIIQVSSDFAIMLGFLNGIYKTNN; this comes from the coding sequence ATGGCAGTCTTAAAAGTCTCACTTTGCATTACGACATTTAATGAAGAGAAAAGTATAAAAAAACTTCTTGATTCAATAATTTTACAAACAAGAAAACCGGATGAAATTATTTTAGTTGACGGAGGAAGCACTGATGAAACCATTAGTATTATTAATAGTTATAAAAATAAATTAAAAAATTTAAAGTTAATTGTTTATACAAGTGCGAGTATTTCAAAAGGAAGAAATTTGGCTGTTAAGAATTCTAAAAAAGAAGTTATTGCAATGACTGATGCTGGATGTGTTTGTGATAAAAATTGGCTAAAAAATATTACAGAACCTTTTAAAAATAAGAGTACTAGCGTTGTTGCCGGATTTTATAAAATGACAGGAAAATCTAAATTTCAGCAATCTTTAAAAAAATATTTAGGAGTATTGCCGAAAAATTTTGATGATAATTTTTTACCATCAACGAGATCGATTGCTTTTCGTAAAAATATTTGGGAAAGCGTTAAAGGATTTGATGAAAAATTTGATAAAGCTGGAGAAGATACTGACTTTAATCAGAAGATTTTAAAAAATAATTTTAAAATTGTAAGAGTCAAAAAGGCAATTGTTTTTTGGGAAGTAGCCGATAATTTAAAAGATGCTTGTAAAAAGTTTTTTTATTATGCAAGAGGAGATGTGCAGTCAGGCAAATTAACGAAACATAACATAAAAGTATTAACTATTTTTTTGAGATATTTTATTTTTATACTTATTTGTCCGTTATTTATAGTGTATTTATTTTATAGTTACTGGAAAGCAGGGCTTTGGGGAATTATAATTCAAGTATCAAGCGATTTTGCAATAATGCTTGGTTTTTTAAATGGGATATACAAAACAAATAATTAA
- a CDS encoding IMP dehydrogenase, giving the protein MLINNGIKYKSYNASTSLAEKQKHVKNLKDLGKNYTKHIEGVESLVQYKGPMADLVEKMSANIRSGFSYCGARNINQLWENAQFIRVSPHGAKENGHHDVIVNA; this is encoded by the coding sequence TTGTTAATTAATAACGGAATAAAATACAAATCATATAATGCATCAACTAGTCTTGCCGAAAAACAAAAACACGTTAAAAATTTAAAAGATCTCGGAAAAAATTATACAAAACATATCGAAGGTGTTGAAAGTTTAGTGCAATATAAAGGCCCAATGGCAGATTTAGTTGAAAAGATGTCTGCAAATATCAGATCTGGATTTAGTTATTGTGGAGCAAGGAATATAAATCAACTTTGGGAAAATGCCCAATTTATTCGCGTTAGTCCGCACGGCGCAAAAGAAAACGGACATCATGATGTAATTGTAAACGCCTAG
- a CDS encoding glycosyltransferase family 2 protein, whose protein sequence is MISAVVIAKNEEGNIENCLKNLNFCDEIIIIDDYSADNTAKIAKNFTTKIYKRHLNYNFAAQRNYGLTKASCEWILFVDADEIVSNTLKAEILLKISQENINGFYIKRRDIFLDRELKFGETGNVKLLRLAKKDSGKWKRKVHEYWNIKGQTQELGSYLIHDKKQNLFEFVNKLNDYSTLHAQENEKENKKSNMFKIVLYPFLKFVDNYFLKLGFLDGIPGFINATLMSFHSFLAWSKEWIY, encoded by the coding sequence ATGATATCTGCGGTGGTGATTGCCAAAAATGAAGAAGGTAATATTGAGAATTGTCTTAAGAATTTGAATTTTTGTGATGAAATAATAATTATTGATGATTATTCGGCTGATAATACAGCAAAAATTGCAAAAAATTTTACCACTAAAATTTACAAAAGACATCTAAACTATAATTTTGCTGCACAAAGAAATTATGGACTTACAAAAGCTTCCTGTGAATGGATTTTATTTGTTGACGCCGATGAAATCGTATCAAATACTCTTAAAGCAGAAATTTTATTGAAAATCAGTCAAGAAAACATAAACGGATTTTATATAAAACGAAGAGATATTTTTTTAGATAGAGAATTAAAATTTGGAGAAACTGGAAATGTAAAACTTCTTAGACTTGCAAAAAAAGATTCAGGAAAATGGAAACGAAAAGTTCACGAATATTGGAACATAAAAGGACAGACTCAGGAACTTGGAAGTTATCTAATTCATGATAAAAAGCAAAATTTATTTGAGTTTGTGAATAAATTAAATGATTATTCTACTTTACATGCCCAGGAAAATGAAAAAGAGAATAAAAAATCAAATATGTTTAAAATTGTTTTATATCCATTTTTAAAATTTGTAGATAACTATTTTTTGAAACTGGGATTTTTAGATGGAATACCAGGATTTATAAATGCAACACTAATGAGTTTTCATAGTTTTTTAGCATGGAGTAAAGAATGGATTTATTAA
- a CDS encoding C39 family peptidase, with translation MNKFKLKFILTSITLISLLFLSPKNIFAISFSDDFENQNYSNWTIINGNWSVQNIQNSYRFGGTVTTQNTGIEAETGDFSWSNYKFSVDLLPLQGTDRNILFRITNQRVNLFNLNLPVSYGIHMYSNHIWLQKFTSSGYVEPVNNDTTLPLGVVSKITVTANGNHIQVFINNTSSAVLDWTDTNNPILSGKIGLLITTGANAPSEDWFDNITVSDLPSNPLPSLNVPDIKQFTSPWGTKVYDTAKSWSPFDPTIKSWGCALTSADMVLQYYGFNINPEDLNTWLNSQTDGYIYPGLLNWLAISRYSKTHANNNQPSLEFLRKGNTNQNLTDELTNNRPAILEEPGHFIVAKSLTSNSFGINDPAYNNHPDLTSYGNTFESLETYTPSHTNLSYIMLTIDPNFNIKVFDTNNNEITGDTFIQNPLINDTNNSSLSGNPLKIFMFPKPINGNYKIEVSGNGIYELDSYLYDANGNVNLNKINGILGNNETDNYQITIGQKNSTNENLTINSIIQDLFDAKNQNKIKSQYVYDETLLLLNTANKALSFNQTLAAKNTLNAAIQFLKSQTPKGIDNQTSQILQSEIQNLIQTI, from the coding sequence GTGAATAAGTTTAAGCTAAAATTCATCTTAACCTCAATAACCCTTATATCACTTCTATTTCTATCCCCAAAAAATATCTTCGCAATAAGTTTCAGCGACGATTTTGAAAATCAAAACTACAGTAATTGGACCATAATTAATGGTAATTGGTCCGTTCAAAACATACAAAACAGCTATCGCTTTGGAGGTACAGTTACAACTCAAAATACCGGAATTGAAGCTGAAACAGGAGATTTTAGTTGGTCAAATTATAAATTCTCTGTAGACCTTTTACCATTACAAGGAACAGACAGAAATATTCTCTTCAGAATAACAAACCAAAGAGTCAATCTCTTTAATTTAAACTTACCAGTTTCTTATGGAATACATATGTACTCAAACCATATTTGGTTACAAAAATTCACGAGCAGTGGATACGTAGAACCCGTCAACAATGATACAACATTGCCACTAGGAGTAGTCAGCAAAATTACCGTAACAGCGAATGGAAATCATATACAAGTATTTATTAATAATACCTCATCTGCAGTTTTAGATTGGACAGACACAAACAACCCCATATTATCAGGGAAAATTGGTTTATTAATTACAACTGGAGCCAATGCACCTTCCGAAGACTGGTTTGATAACATAACAGTCTCTGACCTCCCTTCAAATCCATTACCATCTCTAAATGTTCCAGACATTAAACAATTTACTTCTCCCTGGGGAACAAAAGTTTACGACACAGCCAAAAGCTGGTCGCCATTTGATCCAACAATCAAATCTTGGGGCTGTGCTTTAACATCAGCGGATATGGTTTTGCAATATTATGGTTTTAATATAAACCCAGAAGACTTAAATACTTGGCTTAATTCCCAAACCGATGGCTACATTTATCCTGGTTTATTAAATTGGCTTGCAATTTCTCGTTACTCAAAAACTCACGCAAACAATAATCAACCATCACTGGAATTCTTAAGAAAGGGAAATACAAATCAAAATTTAACTGACGAACTGACAAATAATCGTCCTGCAATCCTTGAAGAACCGGGCCATTTTATAGTTGCAAAGTCGCTAACCTCAAATAGCTTTGGTATAAACGACCCAGCATATAATAATCATCCAGATTTAACTTCTTATGGTAATACTTTTGAATCCCTTGAAACTTACACCCCAAGCCACACAAATTTGAGTTATATAATGTTAACAATCGATCCAAACTTTAATATTAAAGTTTTTGATACAAATAATAATGAAATAACGGGCGACACATTTATTCAAAATCCTCTAATTAACGATACAAATAATTCCTCATTAAGTGGAAATCCACTAAAAATATTCATGTTTCCAAAACCAATAAACGGAAATTACAAAATTGAAGTTTCAGGAAACGGAATTTATGAATTAGATTCTTATCTTTATGATGCAAATGGAAATGTAAATTTAAATAAAATAAACGGAATTTTAGGAAACAATGAAACAGATAATTACCAAATCACAATCGGCCAGAAAAATTCCACAAATGAAAACTTAACAATAAATTCAATTATTCAGGATTTGTTTGATGCAAAAAATCAAAACAAAATAAAATCTCAATATGTTTATGATGAAACTCTACTTCTATTAAATACTGCAAACAAGGCGTTAAGTTTTAATCAAACACTCGCTGCCAAAAATACCTTAAATGCTGCAATTCAGTTTCTTAAATCTCAAACTCCAAAAGGAATAGACAATCAAACTTCCCAAATTCTCCAGTCAGAAATTCAAAATTTAATCCAAACAATTTAA
- a CDS encoding guanosine monophosphate reductase, with the protein MKKIKLGLSYDDVLLIPTYSEIESRSDVDLTTKISPHVTLSLPLISINMTDVTGVEMAIALGKLGGLGFLPRFFSPDEQSDMVSKVKKANVQVGAALGIKEGYLERAEKLAKAGVDILTIDVAHGHMQKTLEVTKDLKNKFGKDIDIISGVIGTYEGAADLFKAGADSARVGVGPGTICITRIQTGVGVPQITGVIEASRAARKFGKTILCDGGTKNSGDVVKGLAAGASAVVIGSQFAGTEEAPGEFVN; encoded by the coding sequence ATGAAAAAAATAAAGCTTGGTCTTTCTTATGACGATGTGCTTTTAATCCCTACATATTCAGAAATTGAATCACGGTCTGACGTAGATCTTACTACTAAAATTTCTCCGCATGTAACTCTATCACTTCCTCTTATCAGTATTAATATGACTGATGTCACCGGAGTTGAAATGGCAATTGCTCTTGGAAAATTAGGAGGTTTAGGATTTTTACCAAGATTTTTTAGCCCTGACGAACAATCAGACATGGTTTCAAAGGTTAAAAAAGCAAATGTGCAAGTTGGCGCAGCTCTTGGAATAAAAGAAGGATATCTGGAAAGAGCTGAAAAATTAGCAAAGGCAGGAGTTGATATTCTTACAATCGATGTTGCTCATGGCCATATGCAAAAAACTCTTGAAGTCACTAAAGATTTAAAAAATAAATTTGGCAAAGATATCGACATCATTTCTGGCGTAATTGGAACATACGAAGGTGCAGCTGATCTATTTAAAGCTGGCGCTGACTCTGCCAGAGTTGGAGTCGGCCCAGGGACAATCTGCATTACAAGAATTCAAACAGGAGTTGGAGTTCCTCAAATTACTGGAGTAATTGAGGCATCACGTGCGGCAAGAAAATTTGGAAAAACTATTCTTTGTGATGGCGGAACAAAAAATTCTGGAGACGTTGTAAAAGGTCTTGCAGCTGGAGCATCGGCAGTTGTCATTGGAAGTCAGTTTGCAGGAACTGAAGAAGCGCCAGGAGAATTTGTTAATTAA